A genome region from Methanobacterium subterraneum includes the following:
- a CDS encoding TldD/PmbA family protein, with amino-acid sequence MKSELDLDLLGKTLESVEKHVDYADIRVSESQNTVIVMKDGKIQEIRSGCDLGACIRVLKQGAWGFSYTTQLDRLDRVAESALKLASALSSDVELAPAEIKTDKVPSNARIKLSDVSLEDKKMVMTEVEQAANLDKVVSTTVNYVDAEGTTLFLNSDGTSISMEENRVALFLNAVAASENGIQFGHKSTGGARGFEVIEKEDLELMGRTAASKAVRLLDANLPPSGRYPIIMDPELTGVFIHEAVGHASEADLILQNDSILKDKMGTPIGSPLVTIVDDASMDAFGYYAYDAEGIKTSENVLVTDGTLTSLLSSRETAAKLNIHSSGNARSGVGDQPIVRMSNTYLKPGQMNFEELIEDIDHGIYLKGSRGGQVDTGKGVFQFNAAESFLIENGEVKDPLRDVSLSGNILEILQKVDAVGSDFHLGVGFCGKAGQTAPVGDGGPHTRVSEATVGGAS; translated from the coding sequence ATGAAATCAGAGCTTGATCTTGACTTACTAGGAAAAACACTGGAATCAGTGGAAAAACATGTTGACTATGCCGATATACGGGTCAGTGAAAGTCAAAACACAGTCATTGTTATGAAGGATGGGAAAATCCAGGAAATCAGATCAGGTTGTGATCTTGGAGCCTGCATCCGGGTATTGAAGCAGGGTGCATGGGGATTCTCCTACACCACTCAACTGGACCGCCTGGACCGCGTGGCTGAATCTGCATTAAAACTGGCCAGTGCCCTATCCAGTGATGTGGAACTGGCACCTGCCGAAATAAAAACCGATAAAGTACCATCCAATGCCCGCATCAAACTATCGGATGTATCTCTGGAAGATAAGAAGATGGTGATGACCGAGGTGGAACAGGCTGCTAACCTGGATAAAGTGGTGAGCACCACTGTTAACTACGTGGATGCGGAGGGAACCACTTTATTCTTAAACTCAGATGGAACATCCATTTCCATGGAAGAAAACCGGGTGGCCCTGTTTTTAAACGCAGTTGCCGCCTCCGAAAATGGCATACAATTCGGACACAAGAGTACTGGTGGGGCCCGGGGTTTTGAAGTTATTGAAAAGGAAGATCTGGAACTCATGGGAAGAACTGCCGCTTCAAAGGCAGTTAGGTTACTGGATGCCAACCTACCACCATCTGGACGTTATCCCATAATTATGGACCCAGAATTAACCGGAGTCTTCATCCACGAAGCAGTGGGCCATGCTTCAGAGGCTGATCTGATACTGCAGAATGACTCCATTTTAAAGGATAAAATGGGAACACCTATTGGCTCTCCACTGGTTACTATTGTTGATGATGCAAGTATGGATGCCTTTGGTTACTATGCCTACGATGCAGAGGGAATAAAAACCAGTGAAAACGTACTGGTAACGGACGGTACCCTGACCTCCCTTTTAAGCTCCAGGGAAACCGCAGCCAAACTCAATATCCACTCCAGTGGTAACGCACGTTCCGGTGTGGGGGATCAGCCCATAGTACGCATGAGCAACACCTATCTCAAACCGGGCCAGATGAACTTTGAAGAGTTAATTGAAGATATAGATCACGGAATATACCTTAAAGGATCCCGCGGGGGGCAGGTAGATACTGGTAAAGGAGTTTTCCAGTTCAACGCTGCTGAATCATTCTTAATTGAAAATGGTGAGGTTAAAGATCCACTACGTGATGTTTCCCTTTCAGGTAACATTCTGGAGATACTGCAGAAAGTGGATGCAGTGGGTTCTGACTTCCATTTAGGGGTGGGATTCTGTGGTAAAGCCGGTCAAACCGCCCCGGTGGGTGATGGAGGACCCCACACCAGGGTAAGCGAGGCCACAGTAGGTGGTGCCAGTTGA
- a CDS encoding TIGR00296 family protein has translation MISEEEGDFLVKLARKSIENYVREGKIIQVPDDVNPILREDRGAFVTLHRNGDLRGCIGYPEPVKPLAQAVVEVAVSAATQDPRFPPVTQAELDQILVEVSVLTKPELIEVQKPSEYMEKIEVGRDGLIIEMGIYRGLLLPQVPVEWNWDIEDFLANTCMKAGLSPDCWLQEGVKIYSFKSQIFEE, from the coding sequence ATGATAAGCGAGGAAGAAGGAGATTTCCTGGTAAAGTTAGCCAGAAAATCAATTGAAAACTACGTCAGGGAAGGGAAGATCATCCAGGTTCCCGATGATGTTAACCCTATCTTAAGGGAGGACCGGGGAGCATTTGTAACCTTACATCGTAATGGAGACTTAAGGGGATGTATTGGTTACCCGGAACCAGTGAAACCCCTGGCCCAGGCAGTGGTGGAAGTGGCGGTCAGTGCAGCCACACAAGATCCACGATTTCCCCCAGTCACCCAAGCAGAACTTGACCAAATCCTGGTGGAAGTCAGTGTACTCACCAAACCAGAGTTAATTGAAGTTCAAAAACCATCCGAGTACATGGAAAAGATAGAAGTGGGCAGAGACGGACTTATAATTGAAATGGGGATATACAGGGGCCTCCTACTTCCCCAGGTTCCTGTGGAATGGAACTGGGATATTGAAGACTTCCTGGCCAACACTTGCATGAAGGCAGGTTTATCCCCTGATTGCTGGCTCCAGGAAGGTGTTAAAATATATAGTTTCAAATCCCAAATATTTGAAGAATAA
- a CDS encoding NOG1 family protein → MFLPNIPTSEEVIDKAFRRAKKAAAKVRTSKIHRQHKSKRIEEVRVQTACQVIKDTFEEILEKTPHVEELPMFYQDYIDVAVGVDDLKRSLGALNWANGVIEKLQNQYTFKIRRSPPENAASVRKAAFGRISSVIKRIDDELDFLNYAKQKLRNVPTVDTEATTAVIAGFPNVGKSTLLRQITNAEPEVADYPFTTKGIQIGHFERRWQKYQIIDTPGLLDRPVDEMNQIELNAMVALEHLADLILFIFDPSQTSGYPVENQVNLYWEINKIFRKTPVLSIFNKMDLADDEENIKYIEEHINTEDEPLMVAASEGSGISEIIKKLEEFNRENKINQGD, encoded by the coding sequence ATGTTTTTACCCAACATACCAACCTCCGAGGAAGTCATTGACAAGGCATTCCGTCGGGCTAAAAAAGCTGCAGCCAAGGTCCGAACATCCAAGATCCACCGCCAGCATAAATCAAAACGAATAGAAGAGGTCCGAGTCCAGACTGCCTGCCAAGTGATTAAAGACACCTTTGAAGAAATCCTGGAGAAAACACCCCACGTGGAAGAACTACCCATGTTCTACCAGGACTACATTGACGTGGCCGTGGGTGTTGATGACCTTAAAAGATCACTGGGGGCATTGAACTGGGCTAACGGAGTTATAGAAAAACTTCAAAATCAATATACCTTCAAAATAAGAAGATCACCACCTGAAAATGCGGCAAGCGTGAGAAAAGCCGCTTTTGGCAGGATATCATCAGTGATTAAGCGTATTGATGATGAACTTGACTTTTTAAACTACGCCAAACAGAAACTGCGTAACGTGCCTACCGTGGATACTGAAGCCACCACTGCGGTAATTGCCGGGTTCCCCAATGTGGGAAAATCCACCCTCTTACGACAGATCACCAATGCCGAACCAGAAGTAGCTGATTACCCTTTCACCACTAAGGGGATTCAGATTGGACACTTCGAACGTCGCTGGCAGAAATACCAGATCATTGACACCCCCGGTCTTCTGGACCGGCCGGTGGATGAGATGAACCAGATAGAACTTAACGCCATGGTAGCCCTGGAGCACCTGGCAGATCTCATCCTTTTCATATTTGACCCATCCCAAACCTCCGGGTACCCTGTGGAAAACCAGGTGAATCTGTACTGGGAGATAAACAAGATCTTCAGGAAAACTCCAGTTCTTTCCATCTTCAATAAAATGGACCTGGCCGATGATGAAGAAAACATTAAGTACATTGAAGAACATATTAATACTGAGGATGAGCCCCTGATGGTCGCTGCATCTGAAGGTAGTGGCATATCAGAGATAATCAAAAAATTAGAGGAATTCAACAGAGAAAATAAGATTAACCAGGGAGATTAA
- a CDS encoding Hsp20 family protein yields the protein MDEKKTKLEPKGKDTKEEIISKASEVKDSVSEKGEEVKVKASEVKDSVSEKGEEVKVKASEVKDSVSEKGEEVKVKASEVKDSVSEKGEEVKVKATEAKDTVSDKGKEFRESASEKTEELRTTAEKMVNDVLKTLREKQEDLGKTITDYTAPTTPYLDLVETPDEFILIADLPGVEKESLSVDVTSDSVTITVTFPVGMEDEGVNYVKRERGSGEVTRTIKLPAEIKIKKANANFEEAILTIKLPKKIAETHKLEIK from the coding sequence ATGGATGAAAAGAAAACAAAACTAGAACCCAAAGGCAAAGACACCAAAGAAGAAATTATATCCAAAGCTTCCGAAGTTAAAGATTCTGTTTCCGAGAAAGGGGAGGAAGTTAAAGTTAAAGCTTCCGAGGTTAAGGATTCTGTTTCCGAGAAAGGGGAGGAAGTTAAAGTTAAAGCTTCCGAGGTTAAGGATTCTGTTTCCGAGAAAGGGGAGGAAGTTAAAGTTAAAGCTTCCGAGGTTAAGGATTCTGTTTCCGAGAAAGGGGAGGAAGTTAAAGTTAAAGCTACTGAAGCTAAAGACACAGTCTCTGATAAAGGTAAAGAATTCAGGGAAAGTGCATCTGAAAAAACAGAAGAATTACGAACCACTGCAGAAAAGATGGTTAATGATGTTCTTAAAACGCTGCGTGAGAAACAGGAAGATCTGGGGAAAACCATAACTGATTACACTGCACCAACCACACCTTACCTGGACCTCGTTGAGACTCCTGATGAGTTCATACTCATAGCAGACCTTCCAGGAGTTGAAAAGGAATCTTTATCTGTGGATGTTACCAGTGATTCAGTAACCATCACCGTCACTTTCCCGGTAGGAATGGAAGATGAAGGGGTAAATTACGTAAAAAGGGAAAGAGGTTCTGGTGAAGTTACCCGTACCATTAAATTACCAGCAGAAATCAAGATCAAAAAGGCCAATGCCAATTTTGAGGAAGCAATTCTCACCATAAAACTTCCCAAAAAGATTGCAGAAACCCATAAATTAGAGATCAAATAA
- a CDS encoding SIS domain-containing protein, which produces MHYKMYDEMMEQPRSLKDTMEMEKSHMKEISEKFQEFDKIYLVGCGSSLSTCFSSKDAMNIVSNRDLEVFTGYEFFYHKKLREKNAGVILTSQSGETADTLAALRRAQDEGMYTVSIINESESTMMQESDDVVLTRCGRETAILGTKTYMTQLMCLYQTLFTLEDSSEAKNVLKDLKKIPNITQDLLKNSEEDNKTLAQQYADYDIFYCMGSGPNYGLSYKLAMTMFMEGALKHACPLYSGEFRHGLIERVEKNIPVIFLDADYPGDEFTRKSIEFSRKIGAKNIIYKMQDYTDINPLLAPFVLVVPLEWFIYYLAHYNNEDPGRTRHIGKVRY; this is translated from the coding sequence ATGCATTATAAGATGTATGACGAGATGATGGAGCAACCTCGCTCTTTAAAAGACACCATGGAAATGGAAAAATCTCACATGAAAGAAATAAGTGAGAAATTTCAGGAATTCGACAAGATATATTTGGTAGGATGTGGAAGCTCCCTTTCAACATGTTTTTCATCTAAAGATGCCATGAACATCGTTTCAAACAGGGATCTGGAGGTTTTCACCGGTTACGAATTCTTTTACCATAAAAAACTCCGGGAAAAAAATGCAGGAGTAATCTTAACATCCCAATCAGGAGAAACCGCCGACACCCTGGCAGCACTCCGAAGAGCACAGGATGAAGGAATGTACACCGTATCCATCATAAACGAATCAGAAAGCACCATGATGCAGGAGTCTGATGACGTTGTATTAACCCGGTGTGGCAGAGAAACGGCCATACTAGGAACCAAAACCTACATGACTCAATTAATGTGCCTATACCAGACACTATTCACCCTGGAAGACTCATCTGAAGCTAAAAATGTCCTTAAAGACCTGAAAAAAATCCCAAATATTACCCAGGACCTTCTAAAAAATAGTGAAGAAGATAACAAAACCCTTGCACAACAATACGCAGATTATGACATTTTCTATTGCATGGGAAGCGGTCCCAACTATGGATTATCCTACAAACTGGCCATGACCATGTTCATGGAAGGAGCACTTAAACACGCCTGCCCATTATATTCTGGGGAATTCCGCCACGGACTTATCGAGCGTGTGGAAAAAAACATCCCAGTAATATTCCTAGACGCTGATTACCCTGGAGATGAGTTCACCCGCAAATCAATAGAATTCTCTCGGAAAATCGGGGCCAAAAACATAATCTACAAAATGCAGGATTACACCGACATCAACCCTTTACTGGCACCATTCGTACTGGTAGTGCCCCTGGAATGGTTCATCTATTACCTAGCTCACTACAACAACGAAGATCCTGGAAGAACCCGGCACATTGGGAAGGTTCGGTACTAA
- a CDS encoding thiamine-phosphate synthase family protein: MIIEKLKRAVQILEDSPEFAHLIPEVRSNIVMARENAQGTEDVAGIPGRITAVKGSPLAVSKPDFGASSHMARLVLSVMKHEPGKRSALNIKYHPDLIETCQKLGLRVSSYDRNQEPSEVEEKEGNSISWGVEVAVENLGAVPDVIFHKGAWGKEPMIVLVGAQPEELADMAVCLAKLFLASESKMYK, encoded by the coding sequence ATGATAATAGAGAAGCTGAAAAGGGCAGTGCAAATTTTGGAAGACTCACCTGAATTTGCACATCTAATCCCCGAGGTCCGGAGTAACATTGTAATGGCACGGGAGAATGCTCAAGGCACAGAAGATGTTGCAGGGATCCCTGGACGTATAACAGCAGTTAAAGGTAGCCCCCTGGCTGTTTCCAAGCCTGATTTCGGTGCTTCATCACATATGGCCCGTCTGGTTTTAAGTGTAATGAAACATGAACCTGGAAAGCGCAGCGCCCTGAACATTAAATATCATCCAGATCTAATTGAAACCTGCCAAAAATTGGGTTTAAGGGTTTCCAGCTATGATCGAAATCAGGAACCATCAGAAGTAGAGGAAAAAGAGGGTAACTCCATATCATGGGGGGTTGAAGTGGCTGTGGAAAATTTAGGTGCGGTTCCAGATGTTATCTTCCACAAAGGTGCCTGGGGAAAAGAGCCCATGATTGTACTGGTGGGAGCCCAACCTGAAGAACTAGCAGATATGGCTGTGTGCCTAGCTAAGCTATTTCTGGCCAGTGAGAGTAAAATGTATAAATAA
- a CDS encoding pseudomurein-binding repeat-containing protein translates to MLLLLAVVMLASSITYATPNQSDSDNFTNTTNISEIAENTTIPITIQNTTTTVVNDTGTNQQENQTSELTNNTQNSSSQNSNQTDTIQNCTAAAADGTYNNVHGLWLNVDDVNNVDVNELISAGITDVFVKANRISYPTYQNVLTTIINKLQGTEIRIHAWITCFVDANGNWVDPKDSNTTDALVKAVKDITTNYNIVGIHLDYVRYPGTAYKHSGGTEAITSFVQRVYNTVKSIKAKVAVSAALMPEGAANAYYYGQDYVQLSNYLDFLVPMIYEGNYNEDNDWITSATAYIVSHSTKPVVAGLQTYKSDSNLVALSVKEINQDIQSALSGGSSGFALFRYGWLDKDFFKTSNSNNNTSTTQFTTAQIAKAAKDVKLFIEGNKYLPTWITVAGVLVNQGQFMYLLTEATVHIQNGDGSAISLVDCAVPSVSGESLSGGTLSLSAYVKLANEIACFIEGNHQSPSLCRSSLGLQSYQSVIYMYSRILSNYLTGGSLQSSAVVKAWSPSNLPVKDSNTFTAAEIARAAKDVKLFIEGNKYLPTWITVAGVLVNQGQFMYLLTEATVHIQNGDGSAISLVDCAVPSVSGESLSGGTLSLSAYVKLANEIACFIEGNHQSPSLCRSSLGLQSYQSVIYMYSRILSNYLTGGSLQSSAVVKAWSPSNLPVKDSNTFTAAEIARAAKDVKLFIEGNKYLPTWITVGGVAVNQGQFLYLLTTCTSQLNSGITSLIALPSVSVASSPQEQMTSGNLDKTEYVDLAIRVKSFIDSNGIAPNYGSSSLGNLRFESLLYLYSRVVAFYGENQNLPNYATMKPWNSVVAKEPSVPAELQQYLQATTNCQVNDPRIIALAQSITSGATSSYQKATLVYNWVRDNINYSYYYNSQKGAVETLTSGSANCCDHSHLVVALARAAGLPARYEHGYCYFTTSGNWYGHVWAQIYVNGQWYNADATSSRNSLGVINNWNTNTWTYKGTYASLPF, encoded by the coding sequence ATGCTACTCTTACTCGCAGTAGTCATGCTGGCATCGAGTATTACCTATGCTACCCCAAATCAATCAGATTCAGATAATTTCACGAACACAACCAACATCAGCGAAATTGCAGAAAACACCACAATCCCAATTACTATTCAGAATACAACCACCACGGTGGTTAATGATACAGGAACCAATCAACAAGAAAACCAGACATCAGAACTTACCAATAACACTCAAAATAGTTCATCCCAAAACAGCAACCAAACAGATACCATTCAAAATTGCACTGCGGCAGCAGCAGATGGAACCTATAATAATGTCCACGGGTTATGGTTGAATGTGGACGACGTAAACAACGTCGATGTCAACGAATTAATAAGCGCCGGAATTACGGACGTATTCGTCAAGGCAAACCGCATATCATATCCTACATATCAGAATGTCCTGACGACCATAATAAACAAACTACAAGGTACAGAAATACGGATCCATGCCTGGATAACCTGTTTCGTAGATGCAAACGGGAATTGGGTTGATCCTAAAGACAGTAATACCACTGACGCACTGGTAAAAGCCGTAAAAGATATCACAACAAACTACAACATTGTTGGAATTCACTTAGACTATGTCCGCTACCCTGGAACAGCCTATAAACACTCCGGAGGCACTGAAGCAATAACTAGCTTCGTCCAGAGAGTGTACAACACTGTAAAATCCATAAAGGCAAAGGTAGCTGTTTCAGCTGCACTCATGCCTGAAGGAGCAGCTAATGCCTATTACTATGGGCAAGATTATGTCCAGTTATCCAACTATCTTGACTTCCTGGTCCCCATGATCTATGAGGGAAACTATAATGAAGACAATGATTGGATAACTTCGGCCACAGCTTACATAGTAAGCCACTCCACCAAACCGGTGGTGGCAGGATTGCAAACTTACAAGAGCGACAGTAACTTAGTAGCACTATCAGTAAAAGAAATCAACCAAGACATACAATCCGCCCTATCTGGAGGGTCATCAGGATTTGCACTCTTCAGATACGGATGGTTGGATAAAGATTTCTTCAAAACATCAAACTCTAACAACAACACATCCACCACCCAGTTTACTACTGCACAGATTGCTAAGGCTGCTAAGGATGTGAAGCTGTTCATTGAGGGTAACAAGTATCTGCCTACCTGGATTACGGTGGCAGGTGTTTTGGTTAACCAGGGACAGTTCATGTATTTACTCACTGAAGCCACTGTGCATATTCAGAACGGTGATGGTAGTGCAATTAGTTTGGTTGATTGTGCTGTGCCGTCTGTTAGTGGTGAGAGTCTTAGTGGGGGTACTTTGTCTTTGAGTGCCTATGTGAAGCTTGCGAATGAAATTGCTTGTTTCATTGAGGGTAATCATCAGTCACCTTCGCTTTGCAGGAGTTCTCTGGGTTTGCAGAGTTATCAATCGGTGATCTACATGTACAGTAGGATTTTATCTAATTATCTTACTGGTGGTAGTTTACAGAGCTCTGCTGTGGTTAAGGCTTGGTCTCCTAGTAACCTCCCGGTGAAAGATTCCAATACTTTCACTGCTGCAGAGATTGCTAGGGCTGCTAAGGATGTGAAGCTGTTCATTGAGGGTAACAAGTATCTGCCTACCTGGATTACGGTGGCAGGTGTTTTGGTTAACCAGGGACAGTTCATGTATTTACTCACTGAAGCCACTGTGCATATTCAGAACGGTGATGGTAGTGCAATTAGTTTGGTTGATTGTGCTGTGCCGTCTGTTAGTGGTGAGAGTCTTAGTGGGGGTACTTTGTCTTTGAGTGCCTATGTGAAGCTTGCGAATGAAATTGCTTGTTTCATTGAGGGTAATCATCAGTCACCTTCGCTTTGCAGGAGTTCTCTGGGTTTGCAGAGTTATCAATCGGTGATCTACATGTACAGTAGGATTTTATCTAATTATCTTACTGGTGGTAGTTTACAGAGCTCTGCTGTGGTTAAGGCTTGGTCTCCTAGTAACCTCCCGGTGAAAGATTCCAATACTTTCACTGCTGCAGAGATTGCTAGGGCTGCTAAGGATGTGAAGCTGTTCATTGAGGGTAACAAGTATCTGCCTACCTGGATTACGGTGGGTGGTGTGGCAGTTAACCAGGGCCAGTTCCTGTATTTACTCACCACATGCACATCTCAATTAAATAGCGGTATCACAAGCCTCATAGCTTTACCTAGTGTTTCAGTAGCATCAAGTCCTCAAGAGCAAATGACCAGTGGAAACTTGGATAAAACTGAGTATGTTGACCTTGCTATACGAGTAAAATCATTCATTGATTCCAATGGTATAGCACCCAATTATGGGTCATCATCCCTGGGAAATTTACGATTTGAATCACTGCTCTACCTTTACAGTAGAGTGGTTGCATTCTACGGAGAAAACCAGAACCTACCAAACTATGCAACCATGAAACCATGGAATAGTGTGGTGGCTAAAGAACCCTCTGTACCAGCTGAACTTCAACAGTACCTGCAGGCAACTACAAATTGCCAGGTTAACGACCCCCGTATAATTGCATTGGCCCAGAGTATAACCTCTGGTGCAACTTCCAGCTATCAAAAGGCCACTCTCGTCTATAACTGGGTGAGAGACAACATAAATTATTCATACTACTACAACTCTCAGAAGGGAGCGGTGGAAACTCTCACTTCTGGAAGTGCCAATTGCTGTGACCATTCACATTTAGTCGTGGCCCTTGCCAGAGCAGCTGGATTACCTGCAAGATACGAGCATGGATACTGTTATTTCACTACTAGTGGTAATTGGTATGGTCATGTTTGGGCTCAGATATATGTAAACGGACAATGGTACAATGCGGATGCTACTAGCTCCAGAAATTCGCTAGGAGTAATCAACAACTGGAATACCAACACGTGGACTTATAAAGGCACCTATGCTTCGCTGCCATTTTAA
- a CDS encoding GNAT family N-acetyltransferase, with translation MNNYIKDSEIFILEKEDKIIGIYVLQIIGLLEMEIKNIAVHERFQGQAIGKFY, from the coding sequence ATCAACAATTATATTAAAGATTCTGAAATATTCATATTAGAAAAAGAAGATAAAATTATAGGGATCTATGTTCTTCAAATCATCGGACTATTAGAGATGGAGATAAAAAATATTGCGGTGCATGAAAGATTTCAGGGACAGGCAATAGGAAAATTTTATTAA
- a CDS encoding adenylyltransferase/cytidyltransferase family protein yields MATGTFDLIHPGHGFYLEEAKKLGGEGARLVVVIARESTVRARKRVPIIPEKQRLEVVQMLKMVDEAVLGSETDMFSTVLKIKPDIIAIGPDQNFNLDHLREELKKRSIEAEVVKIERYHRSTLDSSCKIIRKIKESDFPPGSFKHC; encoded by the coding sequence ATGGCTACTGGAACATTTGATTTAATACATCCAGGTCATGGATTTTACCTTGAAGAGGCAAAAAAGTTAGGAGGGGAAGGTGCTCGTCTGGTGGTGGTTATTGCCAGGGAGTCCACTGTGCGTGCCAGGAAAAGGGTACCAATTATCCCTGAAAAACAGCGCCTGGAAGTGGTTCAGATGCTTAAAATGGTGGATGAAGCAGTGCTGGGTAGTGAAACCGACATGTTCAGCACGGTCCTCAAGATTAAACCAGATATCATTGCCATTGGCCCGGACCAGAACTTCAACCTGGACCATTTAAGGGAAGAACTCAAGAAAAGGAGTATTGAAGCGGAAGTGGTTAAGATAGAACGTTACCACCGGTCCACATTGGATAGTTCCTGTAAGATTATCAGGAAGATTAAAGAGTCTGATTTCCCTCCAGGTAGTTTTAAACACTGTTAA